One Vitis vinifera cultivar Pinot Noir 40024 chromosome 8, ASM3070453v1 genomic window carries:
- the LOC100254636 gene encoding uncharacterized protein LOC100254636 yields the protein MGNCLAQQEKIIKIMRPDGKVLEYKTPLKVQQVLSEFSGCAISDTLPVIQHLRKDMEMVGGQLYYLIPVPLPSPEVEKKALRFSDPQVEADQGTGVVRIRLVITKQELKEMLRKGGVSVDHMVSQLQRGQGRNGVHKLDVDGNGNCRGWKPVLESIPEVN from the coding sequence ATGGGGAATTGCTTAGCCCAGCAAGAAAAGATTATCAAGATTATGAGACCTGACGGCAAAGTCCTTGAATACAAAACGCCCCTGAAAGTGCAGCAAGTGTTGTCAGAATTTTCCGGCTGTGCAATATCAGACACACTTCCGGTCATCCAGCATCTAAGGAAAGATATGGAGATGGTTGGCGGTCAGCTGTACTATCTTATTCCTGTTCCATTGCCATCGCCTGAAGTTGAGAAGAAGGCACTAAGATTTTCAGATCCGCAGGTGGAAGCTGACCAAGGAACTGGCGTTGTGAGGATCAGGCTGGTCATCACTAAGCAAGAGCTGAAGGAAATGTTAAGAAAGGGAGGAGTTTCAGTTGATCATATGGTTTCGCAGCTTCAAAGAGGACAAGGCAGAAATGGGGTTCATAAGCTTGATGTTGATGGTAATGGAAACTGTAGAGGGTGGAAGCCTGTGTTAGAAAGCATACCTGAAGTGAACTAG
- the LOC100256254 gene encoding heme-binding-like protein At3g10130, chloroplastic isoform X2, with product MLLHRPLVMPGVLYSRNSNGYRASLSSSPQRRAMSGFEARVSLVLALVSQASSVSQRLLMDLASETTKYAFPRRFESSNLEEALMSVPDLETVKFKVLSRKDQYEIREVEPYFIAETTMPGKNGFDFNGSSQSFNVLAEYLFGKNTTKERMEMTTPVFTRRDQSDGKKMEMTTPVITKKLQDQDKWQMSFVMPAKYGADLPLPKDQSVRIKEVPRKIVAVVAFSGFVTDEEVKLRESKLRSALRNDKQFQVKEGAPVEVAQYNPPFTLPFTRRNEVALEVERKQV from the exons ATGCTTCTCCACAGGCCTCTAGTGATGCCTGGGGTTTTGTATTCAAGAAATAGCAACGGCTACAGAGCATCACTATCCTCATCTCCACAGAGAAGAGCCATGTCCGGCTTCGAAGCTCGAGTCTCTCTCGTGCTGGCTCTAGTCTCCCAAGCCTCTTCTGTCTCCCAGCGAC TTTTGATGGATTTGGCTTCCGAGACCACAAAATATGCTTTCCCTCGGCGGTTCGAGAGTTCCAACCTGGAGGAAGCCTTGATGTCTG TTCCGGATCTTGAGACCGTGAAATTCAAGGTTTTGAGCCGGAAAGATCAGTACGAGATCAGAGAAGTTGAG CCTTATTTTATAGCTGAGACAACCATGCCTGGGAAGAATGGGTTTGACTTCAATGGTTCATCTCAATCCTTTAATGTTTTAGCTGAGTACCTGTTTGGTAAG AATACAACAAAGGAGAGGATGGAGATGACTACGCCTGTTTTTACTCGTAGGGACCAATCTGATGggaagaaaatggaaatgacAACACCTGTGATAACAAAGAAG CTGCAAGACCAGGATAAATGGCAGATGTCTTTTGTCATGCCTGCAAAATATGGTGCTGATTTGCCATTACCTAAAGATCAATCAGTAAGAATCAAAGAAGTGCCAAGGAAAATTGTTGCTGTTGTCGCCTTTTCAG GTTTTGTTACTGATGAAGAAGTTAAACTTCGGGAATCAAAACTAAGAAGCGCTCTAAGAAATGACAAACAGTTTCAAGTAAAAGAGGGAGCTCCAGTGGAAGTTGCACAG TACAATCCACCATTTACGCTTCCATTTACACGCCGTAATGAGGTTGCATTGGAAGTAGAAAGGAAGCAAGTTTAA
- the LOC100256254 gene encoding heme-binding-like protein At3g10130, chloroplastic isoform X1 encodes MLLHRPLVMPGVLYSRNSNGYRASLSSSPQRRAMSGFEARVSLVLALVSQASSVSQRRKFLMDLASETTKYAFPRRFESSNLEEALMSVPDLETVKFKVLSRKDQYEIREVEPYFIAETTMPGKNGFDFNGSSQSFNVLAEYLFGKNTTKERMEMTTPVFTRRDQSDGKKMEMTTPVITKKLQDQDKWQMSFVMPAKYGADLPLPKDQSVRIKEVPRKIVAVVAFSGFVTDEEVKLRESKLRSALRNDKQFQVKEGAPVEVAQYNPPFTLPFTRRNEVALEVERKQV; translated from the exons ATGCTTCTCCACAGGCCTCTAGTGATGCCTGGGGTTTTGTATTCAAGAAATAGCAACGGCTACAGAGCATCACTATCCTCATCTCCACAGAGAAGAGCCATGTCCGGCTTCGAAGCTCGAGTCTCTCTCGTGCTGGCTCTAGTCTCCCAAGCCTCTTCTGTCTCCCAGCGACGTAAAT TTTTGATGGATTTGGCTTCCGAGACCACAAAATATGCTTTCCCTCGGCGGTTCGAGAGTTCCAACCTGGAGGAAGCCTTGATGTCTG TTCCGGATCTTGAGACCGTGAAATTCAAGGTTTTGAGCCGGAAAGATCAGTACGAGATCAGAGAAGTTGAG CCTTATTTTATAGCTGAGACAACCATGCCTGGGAAGAATGGGTTTGACTTCAATGGTTCATCTCAATCCTTTAATGTTTTAGCTGAGTACCTGTTTGGTAAG AATACAACAAAGGAGAGGATGGAGATGACTACGCCTGTTTTTACTCGTAGGGACCAATCTGATGggaagaaaatggaaatgacAACACCTGTGATAACAAAGAAG CTGCAAGACCAGGATAAATGGCAGATGTCTTTTGTCATGCCTGCAAAATATGGTGCTGATTTGCCATTACCTAAAGATCAATCAGTAAGAATCAAAGAAGTGCCAAGGAAAATTGTTGCTGTTGTCGCCTTTTCAG GTTTTGTTACTGATGAAGAAGTTAAACTTCGGGAATCAAAACTAAGAAGCGCTCTAAGAAATGACAAACAGTTTCAAGTAAAAGAGGGAGCTCCAGTGGAAGTTGCACAG TACAATCCACCATTTACGCTTCCATTTACACGCCGTAATGAGGTTGCATTGGAAGTAGAAAGGAAGCAAGTTTAA
- the LOC100251095 gene encoding 1-(5-phosphoribosyl)-5-[(5-phosphoribosylamino)methylideneamino] imidazole-4-carboxamide isomerase, chloroplastic isoform X1: protein MMRARSPHATSSCNLGWLSGRPSSTFHGVNLNASRLNTAMPSPISKPLRLSVRCAVRFRPCIDIHKGKVKQIVGSTLRDTKEGGSTLVTNFESDKSAAEFAKLYKEDGLTGGHVIMLGADPLSTSAATEALHAYPGGLQVGGGINSENALRYIEEGASHVIVTSYVFNNGQMDLERLKDLVHLVGKQRLVLDLSCRKKEGKYAIVTDRWQKFSDVCLDQEILDFLASYSDEFLVHGVDVEGKKLGIDEELVALLGKYSPIPVTYAGGVTVMADLERIKVAGSGRVDVTVGSALDIFGGNLAYRDVVNWHAQQEALTV from the exons ATGATGAGAGCTCGTAGCCCCCACGCCACTTCGTCCTGCAATCTCGGTTGGCTTAGCGGAAGGCCCAGCTCTACATTCCACGGCGTGAACCTGAACGCGAGTAGGCTCAATACGGCCATGCCTTCACCAATTTCCA AACCTTTGCGGCTATCCGTACGATGTGCAGTTCGGTTCCGGCCTTGCATAGATATACACAAG GGGAAAGTGAAACAGATTGTTGGCTCTACCCTTCGGGATACCAAGGAGGGTGGATCAACTCTCGTAACCAATTTTGAATCAGATAAGTCAGCAGCAGAGTTTGCAAAGTTGTACAAAGAGGATGGACTTACAGGTGGTCATGTTATTATGCTTGGAGCAGATCCCTTGAGTACATCTGCAGCTACGGAAGCATTGCATGCCTATCCTG GCGGTTTGCAAGTTGGAGGGGGAATCAATTCAGAAAATGCCCTGAGATACATAGAGGAAGGAGCTAGCCATGTCATTGTCACATCT TATGTATTTAACAATGGGCAAATGGACCTTGAAAGGCTTAAAGACCTTGTCCATCTTGTTGGGAAACAGAGGCTTGTGTTAGATCTTAGCTGTCGAAAGAAG GAAGGTAAATATGCAATTGTCACTGATAGGTGGCAGAAGTTCAGTGATGTATGTCTTGATCAGGAAATATTGGATTTTCTTGCAAGCTACTCTGATGAGTTTCTGGTCCATGGTGTTGATGTTGAGGGGAAAAA GCTAGGAATAGATGAGGAGCTTGTGGCATTGCTTGGCAAGTACTCACCG ATTCCAGTGACATACGCTGGTGGAGTTACTGTAATGGCTGATTTAGAGAGGATAAAAGTCGCAGGGAGTGGTCGTGTTGATGTTACTGTGGGTAGCGCTCTAGATATTTTTGGAGGCAACTTGGCATACAGGGATGTTGTTAATTGGCATGCCCAACAGGAGGCCTTGACAGTTTAG
- the LOC100251095 gene encoding 1-(5-phosphoribosyl)-5-[(5-phosphoribosylamino)methylideneamino] imidazole-4-carboxamide isomerase, chloroplastic isoform X2: MMRARSPHATSSCNLGWLSGRPSSTFHGVNLNASRLNTAMPSPISKPLRLSVRCAVRFRPCIDIHKGKVKQIVGSTLRDTKEGGSTLVTNFESDKSAAEFAKLYKEDGLTGGHVIMLGADPLSTSAATEALHAYPGGLQVGGGINSENALRYIEEGASHVIVTSYVFNNGQMDLERLKDLVHLVGKQRLVLDLSCRKKEGKYAIVTDRWQKFSDVCLDQEILDFLASYSDEFLVHGVDVEGKKLGIDEELVALLGKYSPCYLRNAVF, translated from the exons ATGATGAGAGCTCGTAGCCCCCACGCCACTTCGTCCTGCAATCTCGGTTGGCTTAGCGGAAGGCCCAGCTCTACATTCCACGGCGTGAACCTGAACGCGAGTAGGCTCAATACGGCCATGCCTTCACCAATTTCCA AACCTTTGCGGCTATCCGTACGATGTGCAGTTCGGTTCCGGCCTTGCATAGATATACACAAG GGGAAAGTGAAACAGATTGTTGGCTCTACCCTTCGGGATACCAAGGAGGGTGGATCAACTCTCGTAACCAATTTTGAATCAGATAAGTCAGCAGCAGAGTTTGCAAAGTTGTACAAAGAGGATGGACTTACAGGTGGTCATGTTATTATGCTTGGAGCAGATCCCTTGAGTACATCTGCAGCTACGGAAGCATTGCATGCCTATCCTG GCGGTTTGCAAGTTGGAGGGGGAATCAATTCAGAAAATGCCCTGAGATACATAGAGGAAGGAGCTAGCCATGTCATTGTCACATCT TATGTATTTAACAATGGGCAAATGGACCTTGAAAGGCTTAAAGACCTTGTCCATCTTGTTGGGAAACAGAGGCTTGTGTTAGATCTTAGCTGTCGAAAGAAG GAAGGTAAATATGCAATTGTCACTGATAGGTGGCAGAAGTTCAGTGATGTATGTCTTGATCAGGAAATATTGGATTTTCTTGCAAGCTACTCTGATGAGTTTCTGGTCCATGGTGTTGATGTTGAGGGGAAAAA GCTAGGAATAGATGAGGAGCTTGTGGCATTGCTTGGCAAGTACTCACCG TGCTACCTACGAAATGCTGTATTCTGA
- the LOC100240863 gene encoding uncharacterized protein At5g03900, chloroplastic isoform X1, with amino-acid sequence MASIASCFCLKPSVVLRPPSFPSRFQAPVFSRNSWKFHNSRVFVPVVRAGLDVASGIRPGGIVETDKLPSNVRKRAMDAVDACGGRVTIGDVASKGGLKLNEAQKALQALAADTNGFLEVSDEGDVLYVFPKDYRSKLAAKSFRIKLEPFVEKAKSAAEYLVRVSFGTALIASIVLVYTTIIALLSSRSDEDNRGRRGGRSYDSGFTFYLNPADLFWYWDPYYYRRRRIQKEDDGMNFIESVFSFVFGDGDPNQGIEDERWKLIGQYISSNGGVVTAEELAPYLDLETADNNLVDESYILPVLLRFEGQPEVDEEGNILYRFPSLQRTASSQRSGRKEYVGKRWTDWVGGVEKFFKEKKWQFSKTSNSERAMVIGLGGLNLFGVIILGTMLKNVAVTPSGFITFVSDIFPLLQIYAGSFFAIPLTRWFLIRNKNAKIEKRNLARELRARALELPDLSLRRKLLSARDMAQRTVIGQDRIVYSTDRDLFEQDYDTQDWDQRFREIEKSD; translated from the exons ATGGCCTCCATAGCCTCATGTTTCTGTTTAAAACCCTCCGTCGTGCTTAGACCTCCTAGTTTCCCTTCCAGATTTCAAGCCCCTGTTTTTTCTAGGAACTCCTGGAAATTTCACAATTCTAGGGTTTTCGTGCCTGTTGTCAGAGCGGGTCTTGATGTTGCTTCTGGAATTAGGCCTGGAGGCATTGTGGAGACTGATAAACTGCCCTCCAATGTACGGAAGCGTGCTATGGACGCCGTTGATGCATGTGGTGGTAGGGTTACTATTGGAGATGTGGCCAGCAAGGGTGGGCTTAAGTTGAATGAAGCTCAGAAGGCTTTGCAGGCCCTCGCTGCCGATACCAATGGTTTCTTGGAG GTTTCAGATGAAGGGGATGTTCTTTATGTTTTCCCAAAGGATTATCGCTCAAAACTTGCTGCCAAGTCTTTTAGGATAAAACTTGAGCCTTTTGTTGAAAAAGCAAAG TCAGCAGCTGAGTATTTAGTAAGAGTTTCCTTTGGGACAGCACTAATTGCTTCAATTGTTCTTGTTTATACGACAATTATTGCACTCCTCTCAAGTAGAAG TGATGAAGATAATCGTGGAAGACGTGGAGGCAGATCTTATGATTCGggtttcactttttatttaaatccaGCTGATTTGTTTTG gTACTGGGATCCATATTACTATAGGAGGCGACGAATACAGAAAGAAGATGATGGGATGAACTTTATAGAATCT GTTTTCTCATTTGTATTTGGGGATGGTGATCCAAATCAAGGAATTGAAGACGAGAGGTGGAAGTTG ATTGGGCAATACATATCTTCCAATGGTGGTGTTGTTACAGCTGAAGAACTTGCTCCATATCTTGATTTAGAGACTGCTGACAACAATCTA GTTGATGAATCATACATCTTACCTGTGCTTTTGCGGTTTGAAGGGCAGCCAGAAGTGGATGAGGAG GGAAATATTCTCTATCGTTTTCCATCACTGCAACGTACAGCTTCATCACAGAGATCTGGAAGGAAGGAATATGTTGGGAAAAGGTGGACTGATTGggttggtggggttgagaagttCTTCAAGGAGAAGAAATGGCAATTcag TAAAACTAGCAATTCAGAGAGGGCAATGGTCATTGGATTGGGTGGGCTTAATCTATTTGGAGTTATTATACTGGGTACTATGCTAAA GAATGTTGCAGTTACACCAAGTGGATTCATTACATTTGTTTCTGACATATTTCCTCTACTTCAG ATCTATGCAGGTTCTTTTTTTGCAATTCCTTTGACCCGGTGGTTCCTCATTCGCAATAAAAATGCTAAAATTGAGAAAAGGAACCTAGCAAGAGAACTCCGTGCTCGGGCCCTTGAATTACCAGATCTTTCCCTAAGACGAAAG CTTCTGAGTGCTCGGGACATGGCTCAGAGAACGGTCATTGGGCAGGATAGGATTGTCTATAGCACTGACAGGGACTTGTTTGAGCAAGACTATGATACCCAAGATTGGGATCAAAGATTCCGTGAGATTGAGAAGTCAGATTGA
- the LOC100240863 gene encoding uncharacterized protein At5g03900, chloroplastic isoform X2 yields MKLRRLCRPSLPIPMVSWRWFEQVSDEGDVLYVFPKDYRSKLAAKSFRIKLEPFVEKAKSAAEYLVRVSFGTALIASIVLVYTTIIALLSSRSDEDNRGRRGGRSYDSGFTFYLNPADLFWYWDPYYYRRRRIQKEDDGMNFIESVFSFVFGDGDPNQGIEDERWKLIGQYISSNGGVVTAEELAPYLDLETADNNLVDESYILPVLLRFEGQPEVDEEGNILYRFPSLQRTASSQRSGRKEYVGKRWTDWVGGVEKFFKEKKWQFSKTSNSERAMVIGLGGLNLFGVIILGTMLKNVAVTPSGFITFVSDIFPLLQIYAGSFFAIPLTRWFLIRNKNAKIEKRNLARELRARALELPDLSLRRKLLSARDMAQRTVIGQDRIVYSTDRDLFEQDYDTQDWDQRFREIEKSD; encoded by the exons ATGAAGCTCAGAAGGCTTTGCAGGCCCTCGCTGCCGATACCAATGGTTTCTTGGAG ATGGTTTGAACAGGTTTCAGATGAAGGGGATGTTCTTTATGTTTTCCCAAAGGATTATCGCTCAAAACTTGCTGCCAAGTCTTTTAGGATAAAACTTGAGCCTTTTGTTGAAAAAGCAAAG TCAGCAGCTGAGTATTTAGTAAGAGTTTCCTTTGGGACAGCACTAATTGCTTCAATTGTTCTTGTTTATACGACAATTATTGCACTCCTCTCAAGTAGAAG TGATGAAGATAATCGTGGAAGACGTGGAGGCAGATCTTATGATTCGggtttcactttttatttaaatccaGCTGATTTGTTTTG gTACTGGGATCCATATTACTATAGGAGGCGACGAATACAGAAAGAAGATGATGGGATGAACTTTATAGAATCT GTTTTCTCATTTGTATTTGGGGATGGTGATCCAAATCAAGGAATTGAAGACGAGAGGTGGAAGTTG ATTGGGCAATACATATCTTCCAATGGTGGTGTTGTTACAGCTGAAGAACTTGCTCCATATCTTGATTTAGAGACTGCTGACAACAATCTA GTTGATGAATCATACATCTTACCTGTGCTTTTGCGGTTTGAAGGGCAGCCAGAAGTGGATGAGGAG GGAAATATTCTCTATCGTTTTCCATCACTGCAACGTACAGCTTCATCACAGAGATCTGGAAGGAAGGAATATGTTGGGAAAAGGTGGACTGATTGggttggtggggttgagaagttCTTCAAGGAGAAGAAATGGCAATTcag TAAAACTAGCAATTCAGAGAGGGCAATGGTCATTGGATTGGGTGGGCTTAATCTATTTGGAGTTATTATACTGGGTACTATGCTAAA GAATGTTGCAGTTACACCAAGTGGATTCATTACATTTGTTTCTGACATATTTCCTCTACTTCAG ATCTATGCAGGTTCTTTTTTTGCAATTCCTTTGACCCGGTGGTTCCTCATTCGCAATAAAAATGCTAAAATTGAGAAAAGGAACCTAGCAAGAGAACTCCGTGCTCGGGCCCTTGAATTACCAGATCTTTCCCTAAGACGAAAG CTTCTGAGTGCTCGGGACATGGCTCAGAGAACGGTCATTGGGCAGGATAGGATTGTCTATAGCACTGACAGGGACTTGTTTGAGCAAGACTATGATACCCAAGATTGGGATCAAAGATTCCGTGAGATTGAGAAGTCAGATTGA